Proteins encoded in a region of the Syngnathus typhle isolate RoL2023-S1 ecotype Sweden linkage group LG20, RoL_Styp_1.0, whole genome shotgun sequence genome:
- the LOC133144487 gene encoding zinc fingers and homeoboxes protein 2-like has product MSTMPVSRMSATPCMVRGLTDSKKVPDVEMSSDNLTGEYEPCEKSHGREKAAGPDRDNLCPEKASDEEREVCQSQGYQCKCCPFRCRNLQVFTEHVDSSHPDVILNPLYHCAICDFNATKYELLAEHNRSLHPHESNFEFKRIKKNSQIILEQTIQFQGEERSGSDDRSGSDDRSGSDDRSGSDDRSGSDGRSGSDGRSGSDGRSGSDGRSGSDGRSGSDGRSGCDTRVLLPGLHPAADWPNSDQALHGSERISEPQDPSPTRDVIVAEPSVLRDPSHVTPVLQRPPNYDYQAQVAVPLHSAEYNPSLDHNPTLMASFNKFPYPTHAELSWLTAASKHPEEQIKVWFTAQRLKQGITWSPEEVEEARKKMFNGSIPALHHTFTASSRGLAPRPGSDRVHLTTTGAGVGSAHALKRPPTTPCGPESKRPVMTVTPSRGGPNEEKKRQPVAALAGVAPFATDVTKWSTLLTSTSSSSSLRAQGNLPSWSAKAKAVVSLPSMVFPESLTRPTIAPLPIFAPPFKSSLLMPCLSNETLPNTANMTYPSLPSFVTPRPPVIRSVHTPAKFPAGFPQLDPSAQDEGGAQAEGTHGESLSALGQSPLVHSQHELSVPAHFLLPERMKGKTTQQLEILEEHFQKNSLVSRTDTDRLAVATGLCRSQLDGWFADRRALRDNLELALLGSMGAKRSTEVDRDATLAPSESFGAANPKSGSVPLGRSLPPLNDHFAPSEGAAPSEIWPGLACVDLARWFRDSRSTLHAQFFHNGRLNAGAGMLDKSPRERCQLLEAEPGWLTEARANGLSALQHGELQERLAGRCE; this is encoded by the exons ATGAGCACGATGCCCGTTAGCAGAATGTCGGCCACCCCCTGCATGGTCCGAGGGCTGACTGACTCCAAGAAAGTGCCAGATGTGGAAATGTCATCTGATAATCTGACAGGCGAGTACGAGCCTTGTGAGAAAAGCCACGGCCGCGAGAAAGCGGCTGGTCCGGACCGAGACAACCTCTGCCCTGAGAAGGCGTCAGACGAGGAGCGGGAAGTGTGCCAGTCGCAAGGCTACCAGTGCAAATGCTGCCCGTTCCGGTGTCGGAACCTTCAAGTCTTCACAGAGCATGTGGACTCCAGCCACCCCGATGTGATTCTCAATccactttatcactgcgccatCTGCGACTTCAACGCCACCAAGTATGAGCTTCTCGCAGAGCACAACAGGAGCCTTCATCCTCACGAGAGCAATTTTGAGTTCAAGAGGATCAAGAAGAACAGTCAGATCATCTTGGAGCAGACCATCCAGTTCCAGGGGGAAGAGCGATCGGGAAGCGACGACCGATCGGGAAGCGACGACCGATCGGGAAGCGACGACCGATCGGGAAGCGACGACCGATCGGGAAGCGACGGCCGATCGGGAAGCGACGGCCGATCGGGAAGCGACGGCCGATCGGGAAGCGACGGCCGATCGGGAAGCGACGGCCGGTCCGGAAGCGACGGCCGGTCCGGATGTGACACTCGTGTGCTCCTGCCTGGCTTACACCCCGCAGCAGATTGGCCAAACTCCGACCAGGCCCTCCACGGCAGTGAGCGAATCTCCGAGCCCCAGGATCCCAGCCCGACGCGTGACGTCATCGTGGCTGAGCCCTCGGTCCTCCGAGATCCGTCCCATGTAACCCCCGTGCTCCAGCGCCCGCCTAATTATGACTATCAAGCCCAAGTGGCCGTTCCTCTCCACAGTGCCGAGTACAACCCTTCCTTGGACCACAACCCTACTCTCATGGCCTCCTTCAATAAGTTCCCTTACCCGACGCATGCCGAACTGTCCTGGCTGACAGCCGCCTCCAAGCACCCGGAGGAGCAAATCAAAGTTTGGTTCACCGCTCAGCGGCTCAAGCAGGGAATCACGTGGTCcccggaggaggtggaggaggccaGGAAGAAGATGTTCAATGGCTCCATCCCGGCTCTCCATCACACGTTCACAGCCTCATCTCGGGGCCTCGCCCCTCGGCCGGGTTCTGACCGTGTCCACTTGACTACCACAGGAGCTGGCGTCGGCTCCGCTCACGCGCTCAAACGCCCCCCGACGACTCCTTGCGGTCCCGAGTCCAAGCGACCTGTAATGACAGTCACCCCGAGTCGAGGAGGCcctaatgaggaaaaaaagcgCCAGCCTGTGGCTGCGCTGGCCGGTGTGGCCCCATTTGCAACGGACGTGACAAAGTGGTCCACTCTACTGACGTCaacctcctcttcttcatcgcTACGCGCCCAGGGCAATCTTCCCTCTTGGTCGGCAAAAGCCAAAGCTGTAGTGTCACTGCCATCCATGGTCTTTCCAGAGTCCTTAACAAGGCCTACGATTGCGCCACTGCCCATCTTTGCCCCACCCTTTAAAAGCTCGCTCCTGATGCCCTGTCTTTCCAATGAGACGCTTCCCAACACCGCCAATATGACGTACCCAAGTTTACCTTCGTTTGTCACCCCTCGCCCCCCTGTTATCCGTTCCGTACACACGCCAGCCAAATTCCCCGCCGGCTTTCCACAACTGGACCCGAGTGCCCAAGATGAAGGCGGTGCCCAAGCCGAAGGGACGCACGGCGAGTCTTTGAGCGCTCTTGGCCAGTCCCCCCTTGTCCACTCTCAGCACGAGTTGTCGGTTCCCGCTCACTTCCTGCTGCCAGAAAGAATGAAGGGCAAGACGACGCAGCAGCTGGAGATCCTGGAGGAGCACTTCCAGAAGAACAGCCTTGTCTCTCGCACCGACACCGACCGTCTAGCTGTCGCCACCGGGCTGTGCCGCAGCCAACTGGACGGCTGGTTTGCCGATCGCCGGGCGCTCCGGGACAACCTGGAACTGGCGCTCCTCGGCTCGATGGGCGCAAAGAGGTCCACTGAGGTGGACCGGGATGCAACGCTGGCCCCGAGCGAGAGTTTTGGTGCAGCCAATCCCAAAAGTGGCTCTGTGCCTTTAGGCCGCTCCCTTCCTCCTCTCAACGATCACTTTGCTCCAAGTGAAGGGGCGGCTCCGTCTGAGATTTGGCCCGGACTGGCCTGTGTGGACCTGGCGCGCTGGTTCCGCGACAGTCGCTCAACGCTGCACGCCCAATTCTTCCACAATGGCAGACTGAATGCCGGTGCGGGGATGCTGGACAAAAGCCCCCGTGAGCGCTGCCAGCTTCTGGAGGCGGAGCCGGGCTGGCTGACAGAAGCGCGTGCTAACGGCCTCAGCGCGCTGCAGCACGGCGAGCTACAAGAGCGTCTTGCCGGCAG GTGCGAATAA
- the LOC133144485 gene encoding zinc fingers and homeoboxes protein 1-like translates to MASRRKSSTPCMLPPHSDGDDADRCVNDGVSEPSSGGYDCKDYKTLQLFAEHVDPEHPDLVADTSYICVECHYHARSYNALMTHYAHHHPGQDQFTDTAATHGDEPASGPHSPEREEDVWREDDVGPHDGWDEDARCKGIALSKTPIMRSRAEPKRFTASHKMATEHIIKVESDDEMDKYNQSPALSPGPMAPVTAAPSLLPVFAPLQIQAGPPPQNLVVNGPSVLHVNGGTLPAGTLAQVLSALQNQRQLLIPISSIPSYNVAMDNNVLLLGTYNRFPYPSSSEIAALASQTKFGEENVKVWFSAQRLKHGVSWTPEEVEEARRNKSNGTVQTLHQSLPQTITVIPANMAANIFQTCQIVGQPGLVLAQVGSGEGAKLPAAAPLTLTVTPATQPKSAEATSAEPPAEKASTILDSAFKPKKSKEQLAELKASYGRRRFATDVEISRLMRVTGLSKRAIKKWFSDTRYNQRNSRDLRHDSVAGRVGANTGADKGADKGAVADKGAVADKGAVADKGAVADKGAVADKGAAAIVIDSSDDTGDSPPTADQGSPRASRDRRTKLRHAFPDFTPQKFKEKTSGQLLILESSFHKCDTPSDDELTRLRAQTKLTRREVDAWFSDRRKGGKGEVGETGKEAGEAEETMPPAGRRVLKKTPAQLDILKKAFVRSRWPTAQEYDKMAQDCGLPRNYVVNWFGDTRYAAKNSNLKWFDHYHGGKVDEASPDGTARTPRKSRKRFRGWSRRTRRPYAGKQDVQMPGKGKSGKAFLRAYFLQRPVVSEEHLNDLAAKSDMSEQQIRQWFSEVGRRAAEGKDPFDDCQQQGQEARERAAGEGDHQRREDVIQEESPGPNQSECQT, encoded by the exons ATGGCGAGCCGTAGGAAATCCAGCACGCCATGTATGCTGCCGCCGCACTCAGACGGAGACGATGCGGACCGGTGCGTGAACGACGGCGTCTCGGAGCCGTCGTCGGGAGGCTATGACTGCAAAGACTACAAAACGCTCCAATTGTTTGCTGAGCACGTTGACCCGGAGCACCCCGACTTGGTCGCTGACACGTCGTACATCTGCGTAGAGTGCCACTATCACGCCAGGAG CTACAACGCACTCATGACTCACTACGCGCACCATCACCCGGGCCAGGACCAGTTCACAGACACGGCGGCCACGCACGGCGACGAACCAGCCTCGGGGCCTCACTCGCCGGAGAGGGAGGAAGACGTGTGGCGGGAAGACGACGTCGGCCCTCATGACGGGTGGGATGAAGACGCCCGTTGTAAAGGGATTGCCCTCAGCAAGACACCCATCATGAGGAGCCGAGCTGAGCCCAAGAGGTTTACCGCCTcacacaaaatggccaccgaACACATCATCAAGGTGGAGAGCGACGATGAGATGGACAAGTACAACCAATCGCCCGCTCTGTCGCCCGGCCCCATGGCCCCCGTGACCGCTGCGCCCTCGCTGCTTCCTGTATTTGCACCACTGCAAATCCAGGCGGGGCCGCCGCCACAGAATTTGGTGGTCAACGGCCCCAGCGTGCTCCACGTCAATGGCGGCACCCTGCCCGCTGGGACCCTGGCTCAGGTCCTATCCGCGTTGCAAAATCAGAGGCAGCTCCTTATTCCCATCAGCAGTATCCCGTCCTACAACGTGGCCATGGACAACAATGTCCTCCTGCTGGGCACCTACAACAG GTTTCCCTACCCGTCGTCGTCAGAGATTGCGGCGCTGGCATCGCAGACCAAGTTTGGCGAGGAGAACGTCAAAGTATGGTTCTCCGCCCAGAGGTTGAAACATGGCGTCAGCTGGACCCCGGAAGAG GTGGAAGAGGCGCGCCGGAACAAGTCCAACGGCACCGTCCAGACGCTCCATCAAAGCCTCCCTCAAACCATCACGGTCATCCCcgccaacatggccgccaacATCTTCCAGACGTGTCAGATCGTGGGCCAGCCGGGCCTGGTCCTGGCACAGGTGGGCAGTGGCGAGGGCGCCAAACTCCCTGCGGCGGCCCCGCTTACGCTCACCGTCACTCCCGCCACCCAACCCAAAAGTGCAGAAGCCACCTCTGCCGAGCCGCCTGCGGAAAAGGCATCCACCATTTTAGACTCTGCCTTCAAACCCAAAAAGTCCAAAGAGCAGCTAGCAGAACTGAAGGCCAGCTACGGCCGGCGGCGCTTCGCTACCGACGTAGAGATTTCCCGGCTGATGCGGGTCACTGGGCTGTCCAAGCGCGCCATCAAGAAGTGGTTCAGCGACACGCGATACAACCAGAGGAACTCCAGGGACCTGCGCCACGACAGCGTGGCAGGCCGGGTCGGCGCCAACACAGGTGCTGACAAAGGTGCTGACAAAGGCGCCGTCGCCGACAAAGGCGCCGTCGCCGACAAAGGCGCCGTCGCCGACAAAGGCGCCGTCGCCGACAAAGGCGCCGTCGCCGACAAAGGCGCCGCCGCCATCGTCATAGACTCCAGCGACGACACGGGCGACTCCCCGCCAACAGCCGACCAGGGCTCGCCCCGCGCCTCCAGGGACCGCCGCACCAAACTACGCCACGCCTTCCCGGACTTCACACCACAGAAGTTTAAGGAAAAGACGTCGGGTCAGCTCCTTATCCTGGAGTCCAGCTTCCACAAATGTGACACGCCGTCCGACGACGAGCTCACACGCTTGCGGGCACAGACCAAACTGACACGTCGCGAGGTGGATGCCTGGTTCAGCGACAGGCGCAAGGGGGGCAAGGGGGAAGTCGGAGAAACCGGAAAAGAAGCTGGTGAAGCCGAAGAAACCATGCCCCCCGCTGGCCGGAGAGTTCTGAAGAAAACTCCGGCGCAGCTGGACATTCTGAAGAAAGCTTTTGTGCGCTCGCGTTGGCCCACAGCCCAAGAGTATGACAAGATGGCGCAGGACTGTGGCCTGCCTCGTAACTACGTGGTCAACTGGTTTGGGGACACACGCTACGCTGCCAAGAACAGCAACCTCAAGTGGTTTGACCACTACCACGGCGGCAAG GTGGACGAGGCCTCGCCGGATGGAACCGCAAGGACGCCGAGGAAGTCCAGGAAGCGTTTCCGTGGTTGGTCCAGGAGGACGCGACGGCCATACGCTGGCAAACAGGACGTACAGATGCCTGGCAAG GGCAAAAGCGGCAAGGCCTTCCTAAGAGCCTACTTCCTCCAGCGGCCAGTTGTGAGCGAGGAGCACCTGAACGATTTGGCGGCCAAGTCGGACATGAGCGAGCAACAAATCCGCCAGTGGTTCTCTGAGGTTGGACGTCGGGCGGCGGAGGGGAAGGACCCCTTCGACGACTGCCAACAGCAAGGGCAGGAAGCCCGAGAGCGAGCGGCCGGCGAAGGTGACCACCAGCGGCGGGAAGACGTGATCCAGGAAGAGTCTCCTGGCCCAAACCAATCCGAGTGTCAAACGTGA
- the LOC133144970 gene encoding major histocompatibility complex class I-related gene protein-like, which produces MLARSGDNGKVALLSLKASAQRASARTRASLFRQLTDRQTDRVFDPSWRLTFLTLWSNVKMFIPVFISYLVYGSPIVANAETHTLTYLYTGLSEGASLPSGSDGSRYFTAMGVLDSHVIDYYDSSTMKKVPKQPWMAEKLDSAYWEQGTQSRKSKQQWFKVNVDILLNRMEHNRSDVHVLQWLHGCRGNLHPNGTLTFGGGVDTYSYDGLDFLSFDYERGKWVATAPMAVETKRKWDDVRLLKVYTRAYLDKECICWMDRFLQYQRNQMEAAPPPSLELFARPTRAASTLLLTCLASGFPRKDVILEIQRNGRKLTREDGLASLGVRPNGDGSFQRRDSVEVLQSDTAKFTCVLRHPASGLHDKKLWDGKILGEPVADVKIAIGVGLVIPLVILVAIMGWVLYRKFRGGAAHKVLPVEEDCQRKMTERLQPLL; this is translated from the exons ATGCTGGCGCGTTCCGGTGACAACGGAAAGGTGGCACTTCTAAGTCTTAAAGCGAGCGCGC agagagcgagcgcgcGCACGAGAGCGAGCCTGTTCAGAcagctgacagacagacagacagacagggtgTTTGATCCAAGTTGGCGTTTGACTTTCTTAACACTTTGGTCAAATGTGAAGATGTTCATCCCCGTCTTCATCTCGTATTTGGTTTATGGCTCGCCAATCGTCGCAAACGCAG aAACTCACACTCTGACGTACCTCTACACGGGGCTGTCGGAGGGCGCGTCACTGCCATCCGGCAGTGATGGCTCGCGCTACTTCACGGCCATGGGCGTGCTGGACAGTCACGTGATCGACTACTACGACAGCAGCACCATGAAGAAGGTCCCCAAGCAGCCTTGGATGGCCGAGAAGTTGGACTCCGCCTACTGGGAGCAGGGCACCCAGTCCAGGAAGAGCAAACAGCAGTGGTTCAAGGTCAACGTGGACATCTTGCTTAATCGCATGGAACACAACCGCTCAG ATGTGCATGTCCTCCAGTGGTTGCACGGTTGCCGGGGCAACCTGCATCCCAACGGCACATTAACTTTCGGTGGCGGCGTGGACACATACAGCTACGATGGCCTGGACTTCCTGTCCTTCGACTACGAGCGTGGCAAGTGGGTGGCCACGGCCCCCATGGCGGTGGAGACCAAAAGGAAGTGGGACGACGTGCGTCTCCTCAAGGTCTACACACGCGCCTACCTGGACAAGGAGTGCATCTGCTGGATGGATCGCTTCCTGCAGTACCAGCGCAACCAAATGGAGGCCGCGC CGCCGCCCTCCCTCGAACTCTTTGCCAGGCCGACGCGTGCAGCCAGTACATTGCTGCTGACCTGCCTGGCCAGCGGCTTCCCGCGCAAGGACGTCATCCTGGAGATCCAGCGTAACGGCCGCAAGCTCACCCGAGAGGACGGCTTGGCATCGCTGGGCGTGCGACCCAACGGAGACGGCAGCTTTCAGAGGCGAGACAGCGTGGAAGTCCTTCAGAGCGACACCGCCAAATTCACCTGCGTCCTCCGACATCCGGCGTCTGGACTTCATGACAAAAAGCTTTGGG ATGGCAAGATTTTGGGCGAACCTGTGGCTGATGTGAAAATCGCCATCGGCGTCGGGTTGGTGATTCCGCTCGTCATCTTGGTCGCCATCATGGGATGGGTCTTGTACAGGAAGTTCAGAGGCG GTGCTGCCCACAAGGTTTTGCCCGTGGAAGAGGATTGTCAGCGCAAAATGACTGAACGCCTTCAACCTCTTTTATGA
- the cibar1 gene encoding CBY1-interacting BAR domain-containing protein 1 — MSRTPDARARDNQTKRIQENISNVEKHFDEMCQMFAAYGRKAARLRDKADVLVREVADYADTETPSLKKGMKRFAEHLAKIQDYRQAQVERLEAKVIEPLKGYGAVVRRKREDVKAVQNARTRESKQMVQLERTRQRNPSDRQVISQAESELQRATMDAARTTRQLEETIDDFEKQKIRDIKRILCDFAAVEMCFHAKALELYTLAYQSISGVDEDDDLEVFRSSLHPPDYSERLDVVRANSLDGTASSFLTSAAAFQQQRVSGRQAEDEEDEDESEEEDDSDEETR; from the exons ATGAGTCGAACTCCGGATGCACGAGCGAG GGACAACCAGACCAAGAGGATCCAGGAGAACATCAGCAATGTGGAGAAGCACTTTGATGagatgtgtcaaatgtttgCCGCCTATGGCCGCAAAGCCGCCAGGCTGCgcgacaaggctgacgtcctGGTGCGAGAGGTGGCCGACTACGCTGACACCGAGACCCCTAGTCTCAAGAAAGGCATGAAGCGGTTTGCCGAACACCTGGCCAAGATTCAAGACTATCGGCAAGCCcag GTAGAGCGGCTGGAGGCCAAAGTGATCGAGCCGCTGAAAGGTTACGGCGCAGTCGTGCGGCGGAAACGG GAGGACGTGAAGGCGGTCCAGAACGCCAGGACTCGGGAGTCCAAACAGATGGTGCAACTGGAGCGCACTCGCCAACGGAACCCGTCCGACCGACAAGTCATC TCTCAG GCCGAGAGTGAATTGCAGCGAGCCACCATGGATGCGGCGCGCACCACGCGGCAGCTGGAGGAGACCATAGATGACTTTGAGAAGCAAAAGATTCGAGACATCAAG AGAATCCTGTGCGACTTTGCCGCCGTGGAGATGTGCTTCCACGCCAAAGCCTTGGAGCTCTACACACTGGCTTATCAGAGCATCAGTGGCGTAGACGAGGACGACGACTTGGAG GTGTTTAGGAGCTCGCTACACCCGCCCGACTACTCGGAGCGCTTGGATGTGGTGCGTGCCAACTCTCTGGACGGGACCGCCTCCTCTTTCCTGACGTCGGCGGCCGCCTTCCAG CAACAGAGAGTCTCCGGGCGGCAGGCtgaggacgaggaggacgaggacgaaTCTGAAGAGGAGGATGACTCCGATGAGGAAACACGATGA
- the LOC133144500 gene encoding zinc finger protein 696-like isoform X2: protein MAAKKKRDGHPRPPGARDKSLRAAVERQFSAAAERVVRLLQERASRDERQLRRMVMGAVSAAVERIFSEYRAAGAAADSEPSTLSHDLPSGSPTYDGPGDNDGPRDGNGELHLCRVSYGTSSLLVKRKDRDAQEAEPAARRQPKLGTEGKSEPATRGKPSSRTEHNLQTQTLSTDKHVATAPTGLRQDRIDDTKALEPGDRSHQEGDCRLGGHLHEQIQDGVPHRFEEFVQEYSDERGPECVRTLRKAEGSSGGLPDAGLSQSGGAERIQEIPKEHTEDRVPGCEAKRLRSFRERGVPKSALPALSCGQCGKNFTRKSALDRHARAHVGDRPFICEFCGKTFTDKAVLKRHLKRHTGGRPRVHGCDECGKKFIMSQHLLVHKRIHNDERPYACRVCGKTFRQAGNLAAHAKIHTGEKAFVCGLCGKRFRQKISLETHERFHRKDKVFECHVCDRSFVQKVDLKRHMLTHSGEKPHACRMCDKRYQEKRSLEAHMKVHAATDARQCLLQL, encoded by the exons ATGGCGGCGAAGAAGAAACGGGACGGGCACCCGCGACCACCGGGCGCTCGGGACAAGAGCCTGAGGGCGGCTGTCGAGCGGCAATTTTCGGCGGCGGCCGAGCGCGTTGTACGGCTGTTGCAGGAGCGGGCCAGCCGAGATGAGCGTCAGCTCAGGCGAATGGTCATGGGGGCCGTCTCCGCCGCCGTCGAGCGAATCTTCAGCGAGTATCGAGCAGCGGGAGCCGCAGCAG ACTCTGAGCCCTCCACACTGTCACATGACCTCCCTTCTGGGTCCCCCACCTACGATGGTCCAGGAGACAATGACGGCCCAAGAGACGGCAACGGCGAGTTGCACCTCTGCCGAGTGTCTTACGGCACAAGCAGCCTTCTGGTGAAGCGAAAGGACCGAGACGCCCAGGAGGCGGAACCCGCGGCGAGGAGACAGCCGAAACTCGGGACGGAGGGAAAGTCGGAACCCGCAACAAGGGGAAAGCCCTCCTCCCGCACGGAACACAACCTTCAAACACAG ACCCTCAGCACAGATAAGCACGTTGCCACGGCCCCAACAGGACTGCGCCAGGACCGCATAGACGACACCAAAGCCCTTGAACCAGGAGACCGTTCTCACCAGGAGGGCGACTGCAGGTTGGGGGGCCACCTACATGAACAGATTCAAGATGGGGTTCCACACCGGTTTGAAGAGTTTGTTCAAGAGTACTCTGATGAGCGCGGGCCAGAGTGCGTCCGCACCCTCCGGAAAGCCGAGGGGTCCAGTGGAGGTCTGCCAGACGCTGGTCTGAGTCAAAGCGGCGGCGCTGAGCGAATTCAGGAAATCCCAAAAGAGCACACGGAGGACCGTGTTCCTGGCTGCGAGGCCAAACGCCTCCGTTCCTTCCGGGAACGAGGGGTCCCCAAGAGCGCGCTGCCGGCTTTGTCGTGCGGCCAGTGCGGCAAGAACTTTACCCGTAAGAGCGCTCTGGATCGCCATGCCAGGGCGCATGTGGGCGACAGGCCTTTCATCTGCGAGTTTTGCGGGAAGACCTTCACAGACAAGGCGGTGCTGAAGCGGCACCTGAAGCGGCACACAGGCGGCAGACCGCGCGTCCATGGCTGTGATGAGTGCGGCAAGAAATTCATTATGAGCCAGCACCTGCTCGTGCACAAGAGGATTCACAATGACGAGAGGCCGTACGCCTGCCGGGTGTGTGGCAAGACCTTCCGGCAGGCGGGGAACCTGGCTGCGCATGCGAAGATCCATACAGGCGAGAAGGCCTTTGTCTGCGGCCTGTGCGGGAAGCGCTTCCGCCAGAAGATTTCGCTGGAGACGCACGAGCGCTTCCATCGGAAGGACAAGGTCTTTGAATGCCACGTCTGCGATAGGAGCTTTGTGCAGAAAGTGGACCTCAAGAGGCACATGCTGACGCACTCGGGCGAAAAGCCGCACGCCTGCCGCATGTGCGACAAACGCTACCAGGAGAAACGCTCGCTGGAGGCGCACATGAAGGTGCATGCCGCCACTGACGCGCGCCAATGCTTGCTGCAGCTCTGA
- the LOC133144500 gene encoding zinc finger protein 551-like isoform X1, protein MAAKKKRDGHPRPPGARDKSLRAAVERQFSAAAERVVRLLQERASRDERQLRRMVMGAVSAAVERIFSEYRAAGAAADSEPSTLSHDLPSGSPTYDGPGDNDGPRDGNGELHLCRVSYGTSSLLVKRKDRDAQEAEPAARRQPKLGTEGKSEPATRGKPSSRTEHNLQTQKTLSTDKHVATAPTGLRQDRIDDTKALEPGDRSHQEGDCRLGGHLHEQIQDGVPHRFEEFVQEYSDERGPECVRTLRKAEGSSGGLPDAGLSQSGGAERIQEIPKEHTEDRVPGCEAKRLRSFRERGVPKSALPALSCGQCGKNFTRKSALDRHARAHVGDRPFICEFCGKTFTDKAVLKRHLKRHTGGRPRVHGCDECGKKFIMSQHLLVHKRIHNDERPYACRVCGKTFRQAGNLAAHAKIHTGEKAFVCGLCGKRFRQKISLETHERFHRKDKVFECHVCDRSFVQKVDLKRHMLTHSGEKPHACRMCDKRYQEKRSLEAHMKVHAATDARQCLLQL, encoded by the exons ATGGCGGCGAAGAAGAAACGGGACGGGCACCCGCGACCACCGGGCGCTCGGGACAAGAGCCTGAGGGCGGCTGTCGAGCGGCAATTTTCGGCGGCGGCCGAGCGCGTTGTACGGCTGTTGCAGGAGCGGGCCAGCCGAGATGAGCGTCAGCTCAGGCGAATGGTCATGGGGGCCGTCTCCGCCGCCGTCGAGCGAATCTTCAGCGAGTATCGAGCAGCGGGAGCCGCAGCAG ACTCTGAGCCCTCCACACTGTCACATGACCTCCCTTCTGGGTCCCCCACCTACGATGGTCCAGGAGACAATGACGGCCCAAGAGACGGCAACGGCGAGTTGCACCTCTGCCGAGTGTCTTACGGCACAAGCAGCCTTCTGGTGAAGCGAAAGGACCGAGACGCCCAGGAGGCGGAACCCGCGGCGAGGAGACAGCCGAAACTCGGGACGGAGGGAAAGTCGGAACCCGCAACAAGGGGAAAGCCCTCCTCCCGCACGGAACACAACCTTCAAACACAG AAGACCCTCAGCACAGATAAGCACGTTGCCACGGCCCCAACAGGACTGCGCCAGGACCGCATAGACGACACCAAAGCCCTTGAACCAGGAGACCGTTCTCACCAGGAGGGCGACTGCAGGTTGGGGGGCCACCTACATGAACAGATTCAAGATGGGGTTCCACACCGGTTTGAAGAGTTTGTTCAAGAGTACTCTGATGAGCGCGGGCCAGAGTGCGTCCGCACCCTCCGGAAAGCCGAGGGGTCCAGTGGAGGTCTGCCAGACGCTGGTCTGAGTCAAAGCGGCGGCGCTGAGCGAATTCAGGAAATCCCAAAAGAGCACACGGAGGACCGTGTTCCTGGCTGCGAGGCCAAACGCCTCCGTTCCTTCCGGGAACGAGGGGTCCCCAAGAGCGCGCTGCCGGCTTTGTCGTGCGGCCAGTGCGGCAAGAACTTTACCCGTAAGAGCGCTCTGGATCGCCATGCCAGGGCGCATGTGGGCGACAGGCCTTTCATCTGCGAGTTTTGCGGGAAGACCTTCACAGACAAGGCGGTGCTGAAGCGGCACCTGAAGCGGCACACAGGCGGCAGACCGCGCGTCCATGGCTGTGATGAGTGCGGCAAGAAATTCATTATGAGCCAGCACCTGCTCGTGCACAAGAGGATTCACAATGACGAGAGGCCGTACGCCTGCCGGGTGTGTGGCAAGACCTTCCGGCAGGCGGGGAACCTGGCTGCGCATGCGAAGATCCATACAGGCGAGAAGGCCTTTGTCTGCGGCCTGTGCGGGAAGCGCTTCCGCCAGAAGATTTCGCTGGAGACGCACGAGCGCTTCCATCGGAAGGACAAGGTCTTTGAATGCCACGTCTGCGATAGGAGCTTTGTGCAGAAAGTGGACCTCAAGAGGCACATGCTGACGCACTCGGGCGAAAAGCCGCACGCCTGCCGCATGTGCGACAAACGCTACCAGGAGAAACGCTCGCTGGAGGCGCACATGAAGGTGCATGCCGCCACTGACGCGCGCCAATGCTTGCTGCAGCTCTGA